In Lycium ferocissimum isolate CSIRO_LF1 chromosome 11, AGI_CSIRO_Lferr_CH_V1, whole genome shotgun sequence, a single genomic region encodes these proteins:
- the LOC132038444 gene encoding uncharacterized protein LOC132038444, translating to MSDSHSVNFQVEPSHHEHDGGDAPDHDAPPVNPAQVGSSVGNMPVGEDNGAVLQQLQNQLDMAMAQLQAPDVTPAEPTQDEEERQVLQGNDGLLGQNIELKRMLMELTKRVESGEKKIEANDKKVENYNSRVDQIPGAPPVLKGQDSKKFVQMPFPSSVAPMKIPKRFRMPDIPKYSGTTDPNEHVTAYTCAIKGNDLADDERESVLLKKFGETLSKGAMLWYHNLPEHSIDSFAMLADAFVKAHAGAIKVETRKSDLFNVKQRDDETLREFVARFQMERMDLPPVTDDWAVQAFTQGLNSRSSITSMELKQNLIEYPAIAWADVHNRYQSKIRVEDDKILRAASVSWHSGKGIDHSKRVVDRDSRSSYDRNFSCGREPEQRNEASEAHPIPGPKRDKSLICRYHHTHGHRTEDCRQLREEVARLFNLGHLREFLSERAKTHFKNLDSNKPDRPEEPHQVIHMIMGGTDMPVGPVMKCTKISITREKRVRGDDPEGAIKFDDEDMEGIAQPHNDALVISILVNNVRIKRVLIDPSSSANIIRWRVVEQLGLLDQIVPAIRVLNGFNMACETTKDEITLPISMAGVVQHTKFYVTEGDMGYNALLGRPWIHLVRAVPSTMHQMLKFPTPEGIKTVRGEQRAAKEMFAVEESTKTAKAPDRTEGKNVK from the exons ATGTCGGATTCACATTCTGTCAACTTCCAAGTGGAACCGAGCCATCACGAGCATGACGGCGGTGATGCACCGGACCATGACGCTCCCCCCGTTAATCCAGCTCAAGTCGGTTCATCGGTGGGAAATATGCCGGTCGGTGAGGATAACGGAGCCGTGCTGCAGCAGCTCCAGAACCAGTTGGATATGGCCATGGCTCAGTTGCAG GCACCCGATGTTACACCAGCGGAACCAACCCAAGATGAGGAAGAAAGGCAGGTCCTGCAGGGTAACGATGGACTCCTCGGGCAGAATATCGAATTGAAAAGAATGCTCATGGAATTGACCAAACGAGTCGAATCCGGTGAAAAGAAGATAGAGGCGAACGATAAGAAGGTGGAGAATTATAATTCGAGGGTTGATCAAATACCGGGGGCTCCGCCGGTGCTGAAGGGGCAGGATTCGAAAAAATTTGTTCAAATGCCGTTCCCGTCGAGCGTGGCGCCAATGAAAATCCCCAAAAGGTTTCGCATGCCCGATATCCCGAAGTACAGCGGGACAACGGACCCGAACGAGCATGTAACTGCATATACATGCGCTATCAAGGGCAACGATCTCGCCGACGATGAACGGGAATCAGTGCTACTTAAGAAATTCGGAGAAACCCTGTCGAAGGGAGCTATGCTTTGGTATCATAACTTGCCCGAGCATTCGATTGATTCGTTTGCCATGCTTGCTGATGCTTTCGTTAAGGCCCATGCTGGGGCTATCAAAGTTGAAACCCGAAAGTCAGATCTATTCAACGTCAAGCAACGAGACGACGAGACCCTCCGCGAGTTCGTGGCTCGATTTCAAATGGAGCGCATGGACTTGCCACCAGTTACGGACGATTGGGCCGTTCAGGCTTTCACCCAAGGGCTCAATTCAAGGAGCTCAATCACCTCGATGGAACTGAAACAAAACTTGATAGAGTACCCGGCAATCGCCTGGGCTGATGTGCATAACAGATATCAGTCGAAAATAAGAGTCGAAGACGATAAGATTTTGAGGGCCGCTTCGGTGTCGTGGCACTCAGGTAAAGGAATCGATCATTCGAAGAGGGTAGTGGATCGAGATTCCAGATCATCCTATGACCG CAACTTTAGCTGCGGTCGTGAGCCGGAACAAAGAAACGAGGCATCCGAGGCCCATCCAATCCCCGGTCCGAAGCGGGACAAAAGCCTTATTTGCAGGTATCATCATACTCACGGTCACCGGACCGAAGATTGTCGGCAGCTAAGGGAGGAGGTGGCCCGTCTGTTCAATTTGGGGCATCTTCGAGAATTCTTGAGTGAGCGAGCAAAAACCCATTTTAAAAACCTGGATTCCAACAAGCCGGATAGACCGGAAGAGCCTCACCAGGTGATACACATGATCATGGGAGGAACCGACATGCCCGTGGGGCCAGTGATGAAGTGCACAAAGATCTCCATAACGAGGGAAAAGCGTGTCCGAGGCGATGACCCCGAGGGTGCCATCAAGTTCGACGACGAAGACATGGAAGGCATTGCACAACCACATAATGACGCACTGGTAATCTCTATCCTTGTCAATAATGTTAGGATTAAACGTGTGCTGATTGACCCAAGTAGCTCGGCTAATATCATCCGATGGAGAGTCGTCGAACAGCTGGGGCTGCTAGATCAGATCGTGCCTGCCATCCGAGTCCTCAATGGATTCAACATGGCATGCGAAACGACCAAAGACGAGATCACTCTACCAATCAGCATGGCAGGGGTTGTGCAACATACGAAGTTTTATGTGACAGAAGGTGATATGGGATATAATGCACTGCTGGGCAGACCGTGGATTCATCTCGTAAGGGCGGTCCCTTCGACTATGCATCAGATGTTGAAATTCCCGACCCCAGAAGGTATCAAAACCGTCCGTGGTGAACAGCGAGCTGCGAAAGAAATGTTCGCGGTCGAAGAATCTACTAAGACCGCAAAAGCTCCAGATCGGACTGAAGGGAAGAATGTCAAATAG